Proteins encoded within one genomic window of Ranitomeya variabilis isolate aRanVar5 chromosome 4, aRanVar5.hap1, whole genome shotgun sequence:
- the LOC143766699 gene encoding gastrula zinc finger protein XlCGF66.1-like, with protein sequence MDMDRDKMVERILHLTLEILFRLTGEDYTVVKKTSSERCQDPVSEGWGRPLSPITGPPPHPLIHEDINDQKILELTYKMIELLTGEVPIRYQDVSVYFSMEEWEYLEGHRDLYKDIMMEVPQPLTSPDLSSKRTTPERCPHPLLPQDCNQEDPNVPQDHQVHQVPLDPKVKS encoded by the exons atggatatggacagagacaagatggtggagaggatattacacctcaccctggagatcctcttccggcttactggagag gattacacagtagtgaagaagacctctagtgagcgctgtcaggaccctgtgtctgagggatggggaagacccctgagcccaatcacggggcctccacctcaccccctgatacatgaggacatcaatgaccagaagatcctagaactcacctacaagatgattgagctgctgactggagag gttcctataaggtatcaggatgtctccgtctatttctccatggaggagtgggagtatttagaaggacacagagatctgtacaaggacatcatgatggaggttccccagcccctcacatcaccag atctatccagtaagaggacaacaccagagagatgtccccatcctcttcttccacaggactgtaaccaagaagatcccaatgttcctcaggatcatcag gttcatcaggtacctctggatcccaaggtaaaatcttga